One segment of Anastrepha obliqua isolate idAnaObli1 chromosome 3, idAnaObli1_1.0, whole genome shotgun sequence DNA contains the following:
- the LOC129240542 gene encoding histone deacetylase complex subunit SAP130-A isoform X1 has protein sequence MSTVDTSGGSGGGVASGPGGNSVGGGGGVGSGGGPGGGGSSNTGALSSSMASMGSTQPPTGEKHKAIITHLIQPNIQRQNQQQHQSSEQPTLFDTQSPTTTTLTTSTIATSNHQRPRTNLPNLPKPHIITSVLNPIPNPPTHPPVHTTHLPTTVFHNYAQNQGHLYKRSHHLHASVHFNKLSNIHPCYFNPVAAKISHVKTTLDGNLVNTSSAGGSNIQIGSGTVSGVSTIMTSSVSTTGAIKMTTAGGAIATSIGGTPIALNVAQSPTAIRTIGAGGQSTQVRVVVPTNIIPIKQFDGAAGVGRTQITAIPAGVSGATSRTVSNTSITVTRPLTQTTYFPRAGVNATQMAAVGAGQRLVTPIRTGPNPGSMSAGATVTGLTTAGGFVRGTAATLNRNTSSPATSVISPATSTTWMQTNTGGQVQLIRAIPQQTQKRIITAQGMTTTSGSYNSSNIGGGMGAAVSGTVVAATPPTVVQTGSGGQTQTQPGQGGQSTIQTVSSSVVSHSQAQSQQQQTYVATLATVLPPRQHQATLVYSSNVAATSQPLAQQPQQFNPTVAAGQRLAVATQLSAAAAPVTGTASRQIRPIPLPKSFSAAKLNTTSISIRAPNITSTLQPVGGGGGTIVASSNTASTNSARNTTMSGVATGVGGNVIPTANLPTTRIIQLQQPGGATQPIIGATGRISGNVMYQPIIVNKVSGLRQPVSMTAKPSLTITPFALGKLPAGAGGSATQVGVNLAQQQNVTTSIQSSLGGGGSLSASAGGSGGNSSPALSANTPTSIGGGVTSLSTAQLVNVSQAAAAAAAGQLLTTQNIVSSTTGGGTTVLPLAIATRGNAPGNIITGAITPLKNASAITVGKVMAAANAASLESSTSGMSGASIITSNAGPPTSVYIHQAVSGQRTHGPNVSVSGTNLNAPLSSSSNNTTVLTSSGGVGNIPTSAGAFLPPGGTIYYESVPASSVQVSTGVLSLTTSTVTSSTLPPTQNQLANAAPATNLAISSLPFAASAVSHAGNSTATFTVVPSTGGRSIGQLQIPVSSAAGTQIQSVPLRFSAQLTSAAQSGGNANSSNALSADAISVSQATQQLLQQSGVTGGQQLIIPASAAASAHQVASGATTATQGQHVVIPLQTSIKVTGGSAGSAVVSNFLRKRDVEGSPLRVAKNLAPTLISMSGGSGTILTSAAASPAASSVGSSFSITSVAPLSTSSMTSIQTTTASALTTEALNKKDRAQAAATGSVIGLQRVARGESPGSSDGSTTVSANSSPGVEQQMQDGNMMMINHMPHGTNESTHFNPINEMYSNHHGNVNMHHNVLMSGGSGTPISSRNSSLDHHQQLHAPVVSNVARLNGGPIECSTRKKSRRSTNDSQLSSHSQGSLSLPPPSSTGVAVSHMNNNNNNNYELSAATTNVGIMLAPVHSSMAPDSTGSSIPHQYDDNNTNANAIASSSAHNYTSNHKNNNLPATTGNKENAKPVEFILRRPRNFTLLNAYKQNWKAANNHFQRYTDVKPREERRPTVIDLANQSNVMGKINGWKIYHLSSQMEDLCENESNGYDQLSNMLKQMETHEKNPEIERINELLKGNIQRSKIIVDGINDAQNQMMKIFEHKSHISDILHRCASKRNFKKREKF, from the exons ATGAGTACGGTGGATACTAGTGGGGGAAGTGGTGGTGGAGTCGCTTCTGGGCCGGGCGGTAACAGTGTAGGGGGTGGTGGTGGAGTAGGAAGCGGCGGAGGCCCCGGTGGTGGTGGTAGCTCAAATACTGGAGCCCTAAGCTCATCAATGGCTAGTATGGGATCAACACAGCCACCAACAGGAG AAAAACATAAAGCCATAATTACCCATTTAATACAACCCAACATCCAAcgacaaaaccaacaacaacaccaatcaTCAGAGCAACCAACATTATTCGACACTCAatcgccaacaacaacaactttaacGACATCAACAATCGCAACATCAAATCACCAACGACCAAGAACAAACCTCCCCAATTTACCTAAACCCCATATAATAACATCAGTTTTGAACCCAATACCAAATCCACCTACCCATCCCCCTGTTCATACCACACACTTGCCAACCACAGTTTTTCATAATTATGCACAAAATCAAGGTCATTTATACAAACGAAGCCATCATTTGCATGCCTCTGTGCATTTTAATAAGTTGTCAAATATCCATCCATGTTATTTTAATCCAGTTGCAGCTAAAATTTCACACGTCAAGACAACACTGGATGGCAATCTAGTAAATACCAGCTCGGCCGGTGGCAGCAATATACAAATCGGTAGTGGCACCGTAAGTGGTGTTAGCACTATAATGACTAGTAGTGTTTCAACAACTGGAGCCATTAAAATGACTACAGCTGGAGGAGCAATTGCCACTTCTATAGGAGGCacgccaattgccttaaatgtagCACAATCACCAACAGCTATACGTACCATTGGTGCTGGCGGTCAATCGACGCAAGTGCGTGTTGTTGTGCCTACCAATATCATACCCATCAAACAATTCGACGGTGCTGCAGGTGTCGGTCGTACCCAGATTACCGCTATACCAGCCGGCGTTTCGGGTGCCACTTCACGCACTGTTTCCAATACATCTATAACAGTAACAAGGCCATTAACTCAAACCACATACTTTCCACGTGCAGGCGTAAATGCTACTCAAATGGCAGCAGTGGGCGCGGGACAAAGGCTTGTAACACCAATTCGTACAGGCCCGAACCCTGGTTCTATGAGCGCTGGTGCCACTGTTACGGGGCTTACAACAGCTGGCGGATTTGTACGGGGCACTGCTGCTACTTTGAATCGTAATACATCATCACCGGCGACATCGGTTATATCTCCAGCGACCAGCACGACTTGGATGCAAACCAACACGGGCGGACAAGTGCAACTAATAAGGGCTATAccacaacaaacacaaaaacgaaTTATCACTGCGCAAGGTATGACTACAACTTCTGGCTCctacaacagcagcaatattggAGGTGGTATGGGTGCAGCGGTGAGTGGCACTGTTGTTGCTGCCACCCCACCGACGGTGGTGCAGACGGGTAGTGGCGGTCAAACGCAAACCCAACCAGGTCAGGGGGGGCAAT CTACCATACAAACAGTTTCCTCATCTGTAGTGTCGCATAGCCAGGCGCAATCACAGCAGCAACAAACTTATGTTGCCACCTTAGCCACCGTTTTACCACCGCGCCAACACCAAGCCACACTTGTTTACTCGTCAAATGTAGCAGCCACTTCACAACCACTCGCACAGCAACCTCAACAATTTAATCCAACAGTAGCAGCCGGCCAACGTCTTGCCGTTGCCACACAACTCTCTGCTGCAGCTGCGCCGGTTACCGGCACAGCATCGCGCCAAATACGTCCGATACCACTACCAAAATCCTTCTCTGCTGCCAAGCTGAATACGACCAGTATTAGCATACGCGCACCAAATATAACATCCACACTTCAACCAGTTGGTGGCGGCGGTGGAACTATAGTTGCGTCGAGCAATACGGCTTCTACCAATTCAGCACGGAACACCACAATGAGTGGTGTAGCAACAGGTGTTGGTGGCAACGTCATACCAACAGCAAATTTGCCTACTACACGAATAATACAATTGCAGCAGCCAGGCGGCGCTACGCAGCCTATCATCGGTGCAACTGGACGTATATCGGGTAACGTCATGTACCAGCCAATCATTGTCAACAAAG tGTCTGGTTTACGCCAACCGGTTTCGATGACCGCCAAACCTTCGCTTACTATCACCCCATTCGCTTTGGGTAAGTTGCCCGCTGGCGCGGGTGGCAGTGCTACACAAGTGGGCGTTAATTTGGCTCAGCAGCAAAACGTTACCACCAGCATACAATCGTCGTTAGGTGGGGGCGGCAGTTTAAGCGCAAGTGCCGGCGGCAGTGGTGGCAATAGTTCACCCGCCTTATCTGCAAATACGCCCACCTCAATCGGCGGTGGTGTTACGAGTCTATCTACCGCGCAACTTGTGAATGTTTCGCAGGCAGCAGCTGCCGCTGCGGCTGGACAACTGTTAACCACACAAAATATCGTTTCGTCAACAACTGGAGGTGGCACTACAGTACTGCCCCTGGCCATAGCGACTCGTGGCAATGCGCCTGGCAACATAATCACTGGCGCTATCACACCGCTCAAAAATGCCAGCGCAATAACGGTAGGCAAAGTTATGGCTGCCGCCAATGCGGCGAGCCTAGAGAGCAGCACCAGTGGCATGAGCGGCGCTAGTATTATTACAAGTAATGCCGGACCACCGACAAGCGTTTACATACATCAAGCGGTGTCGGGCCAGCGTACGCATGGACCAAACGTCAGCGTAAGCGGCACCAATTTAAATGCACCTTTGTCATCATCAAGCAACAACACTACTGTGCTCACATCCTCAGGTGGGGTAGGGAATATACCGACCTCAGCGGGTGCTTTTCTGCCACCTGGTGGCACCATTTACTATGAATCTGTACCCGCCAGTTCTGTGCAAGTGTCAACCGGTGTGCTCTCACTCACCACCTCAACTGTAACCAGCAGCACTTTGCCACCAACACAGAATCAATTAGCGAACGCAGCACCGGCTACGAATCTAGCCATCTCGTCGTTGCCATTTGCCGCATCAGCAGTTTCGCACGCTGGTAACTCAACGGCCACCTTCACCGTAGTGCCATCAACAGGCGGACGATCCATTGGGCAACTGCAGATACCAGTCTCTAGCGCAGCGGGCACACAAATTCAATCAGTGCCCCTGCGTTTTAGCGCGCAATTGACATCAGCAGCGCAAAGCGGCGGCAATGCCAACTCCTCCAATGCACTGTCCGCCGATGCAATTTCCGTgtcacaagccacacagcagcTGTTGCAGCAAAGTGGAGTTACTGGTGGCCAACAGCTAATTATACCAGCTTCGGCAGCGGCATCGGCACATCAAGTCGCCAGCGGCGCTACCACAGCCACGCAGGGTCAGCATGTTGTCATACCACTGCAGACATCGATCAAAGTAACCGGGGGCAGTGCAGGGTCAGCTGTTGTTTCCAATTTTCTACGTAAACGTGATGTGGAAGGTTCACCTCTACGGGTTGCCAAAAACCTGGCGCCAACATTGATATCGATGAGCGGTGGTAGTGGCACAATTTTAACGAGTGCTGCCGCTTCGCCAGCAGCCTCTTCGGTGGGCAGCTCGTTCAGCATTACCTCTGTGGCACCCTTGTCGACTTCCTCGATGACCTCAATTCAAACCACCACAGCATCTGCACTCACAACAGAAGCATTGAACAAAAAGGATCGCGCACAGGCAGCGGCGACTGGCAGTGTTATTGGGTTGCAAAGAGTAGCACGTGGCGAGTCGCCAGGCTCGTCGGATGGCTCCACAACTGTGTCGGCGAATTCTTCACCCGGTGTAGAGCAGCAAATGCAGGATGGCAATATGATGATGATTAATCATATGCCACATGGTACGAACGAGTCCACACACTTTAATCCCATAAATGAG ATGTATTCGAACCATCATGGCAATGTTAATATGCATCATAATGTGCTTATGAGCGGCGGAAGCGGAACTCCCATCAGCTCACGAAATTCTTCTCtggatcatcatcagcaattgCACGCACCTGTAGTCTCGAACGTTGCGCGCCTCAATGGTGGTCCAATTGAATGTTCAACGCGCAAGAAATCCAGGCGTTCAac AAATGATAGTCAACTTTCGAGTCATAGCCAAGGCTCACTCTCTCTCCCACCACCATCATCAACTGGGGTTGCTGTTAGTCATatgaataataacaacaataacaactatgAACTGTCTGCTGCAACCACCAACGTCGGCATAATGTTAGCGCCTGTACACAGCTCAATGGCACCTGACAGTACTGGCAGTTCTATACCACATCAATATGATGATAATAACACAAACGCAAATGCTATAGCTTCCAGTTCAGCACATAACTATACCAGcaatcataaaaataataacctgCCTGCCACCACAGGCAATAAGGAGAATGCCAAACCAGTGGAGTTCATACTACGACGGCCGCGCAATTTTACGCTGTTAAAT GCGTACAAACAAAACTGGAAGGCGGCCAACAATCATTTTCAACGCTACACTGATGTGAAACCGCGTGAAGAACGCCGCCCAACCGTTATTGATTTGGCCAATCAGTCGAATGTAATGGGTAAAATTAATGGTTGGAAAATCTATCATTTAAGCTCCCAAATGGAGGATTtg TGTGAGAATGAATCAAATGGATACGACCAACTCAGTAATATGTTGAAACAAATGGAAACTCATGAAAAGAATCCGGAAATTGAGCGGATAAACGAATTGCTGAAG GGTAACATACAGCGCAGCAAAATTATTGTCGATGGCATTAATGATGCACAAAATcaaatgatgaaaattttcgAACATAAATCGCACATATCGGACATATTACATCGGTGCGCATCTAAGCGTAATTTTAAGAAgcgtgaaaaattttaa
- the LOC129240542 gene encoding mucin-19 isoform X2 produces MSTVDTSGGSGGGVASGPGGNSVGGGGGVGSGGGPGGGGSSNTGALSSSMASMGSTQPPTGVAAKISHVKTTLDGNLVNTSSAGGSNIQIGSGTVSGVSTIMTSSVSTTGAIKMTTAGGAIATSIGGTPIALNVAQSPTAIRTIGAGGQSTQVRVVVPTNIIPIKQFDGAAGVGRTQITAIPAGVSGATSRTVSNTSITVTRPLTQTTYFPRAGVNATQMAAVGAGQRLVTPIRTGPNPGSMSAGATVTGLTTAGGFVRGTAATLNRNTSSPATSVISPATSTTWMQTNTGGQVQLIRAIPQQTQKRIITAQGMTTTSGSYNSSNIGGGMGAAVSGTVVAATPPTVVQTGSGGQTQTQPGQGGQSTIQTVSSSVVSHSQAQSQQQQTYVATLATVLPPRQHQATLVYSSNVAATSQPLAQQPQQFNPTVAAGQRLAVATQLSAAAAPVTGTASRQIRPIPLPKSFSAAKLNTTSISIRAPNITSTLQPVGGGGGTIVASSNTASTNSARNTTMSGVATGVGGNVIPTANLPTTRIIQLQQPGGATQPIIGATGRISGNVMYQPIIVNKVSGLRQPVSMTAKPSLTITPFALGKLPAGAGGSATQVGVNLAQQQNVTTSIQSSLGGGGSLSASAGGSGGNSSPALSANTPTSIGGGVTSLSTAQLVNVSQAAAAAAAGQLLTTQNIVSSTTGGGTTVLPLAIATRGNAPGNIITGAITPLKNASAITVGKVMAAANAASLESSTSGMSGASIITSNAGPPTSVYIHQAVSGQRTHGPNVSVSGTNLNAPLSSSSNNTTVLTSSGGVGNIPTSAGAFLPPGGTIYYESVPASSVQVSTGVLSLTTSTVTSSTLPPTQNQLANAAPATNLAISSLPFAASAVSHAGNSTATFTVVPSTGGRSIGQLQIPVSSAAGTQIQSVPLRFSAQLTSAAQSGGNANSSNALSADAISVSQATQQLLQQSGVTGGQQLIIPASAAASAHQVASGATTATQGQHVVIPLQTSIKVTGGSAGSAVVSNFLRKRDVEGSPLRVAKNLAPTLISMSGGSGTILTSAAASPAASSVGSSFSITSVAPLSTSSMTSIQTTTASALTTEALNKKDRAQAAATGSVIGLQRVARGESPGSSDGSTTVSANSSPGVEQQMQDGNMMMINHMPHGTNESTHFNPINEMYSNHHGNVNMHHNVLMSGGSGTPISSRNSSLDHHQQLHAPVVSNVARLNGGPIECSTRKKSRRSTNDSQLSSHSQGSLSLPPPSSTGVAVSHMNNNNNNNYELSAATTNVGIMLAPVHSSMAPDSTGSSIPHQYDDNNTNANAIASSSAHNYTSNHKNNNLPATTGNKENAKPVEFILRRPRNFTLLNAYKQNWKAANNHFQRYTDVKPREERRPTVIDLANQSNVMGKINGWKIYHLSSQMEDLCENESNGYDQLSNMLKQMETHEKNPEIERINELLKGNIQRSKIIVDGINDAQNQMMKIFEHKSHISDILHRCASKRNFKKREKF; encoded by the exons ATGAGTACGGTGGATACTAGTGGGGGAAGTGGTGGTGGAGTCGCTTCTGGGCCGGGCGGTAACAGTGTAGGGGGTGGTGGTGGAGTAGGAAGCGGCGGAGGCCCCGGTGGTGGTGGTAGCTCAAATACTGGAGCCCTAAGCTCATCAATGGCTAGTATGGGATCAACACAGCCACCAACAGGAG TTGCAGCTAAAATTTCACACGTCAAGACAACACTGGATGGCAATCTAGTAAATACCAGCTCGGCCGGTGGCAGCAATATACAAATCGGTAGTGGCACCGTAAGTGGTGTTAGCACTATAATGACTAGTAGTGTTTCAACAACTGGAGCCATTAAAATGACTACAGCTGGAGGAGCAATTGCCACTTCTATAGGAGGCacgccaattgccttaaatgtagCACAATCACCAACAGCTATACGTACCATTGGTGCTGGCGGTCAATCGACGCAAGTGCGTGTTGTTGTGCCTACCAATATCATACCCATCAAACAATTCGACGGTGCTGCAGGTGTCGGTCGTACCCAGATTACCGCTATACCAGCCGGCGTTTCGGGTGCCACTTCACGCACTGTTTCCAATACATCTATAACAGTAACAAGGCCATTAACTCAAACCACATACTTTCCACGTGCAGGCGTAAATGCTACTCAAATGGCAGCAGTGGGCGCGGGACAAAGGCTTGTAACACCAATTCGTACAGGCCCGAACCCTGGTTCTATGAGCGCTGGTGCCACTGTTACGGGGCTTACAACAGCTGGCGGATTTGTACGGGGCACTGCTGCTACTTTGAATCGTAATACATCATCACCGGCGACATCGGTTATATCTCCAGCGACCAGCACGACTTGGATGCAAACCAACACGGGCGGACAAGTGCAACTAATAAGGGCTATAccacaacaaacacaaaaacgaaTTATCACTGCGCAAGGTATGACTACAACTTCTGGCTCctacaacagcagcaatattggAGGTGGTATGGGTGCAGCGGTGAGTGGCACTGTTGTTGCTGCCACCCCACCGACGGTGGTGCAGACGGGTAGTGGCGGTCAAACGCAAACCCAACCAGGTCAGGGGGGGCAAT CTACCATACAAACAGTTTCCTCATCTGTAGTGTCGCATAGCCAGGCGCAATCACAGCAGCAACAAACTTATGTTGCCACCTTAGCCACCGTTTTACCACCGCGCCAACACCAAGCCACACTTGTTTACTCGTCAAATGTAGCAGCCACTTCACAACCACTCGCACAGCAACCTCAACAATTTAATCCAACAGTAGCAGCCGGCCAACGTCTTGCCGTTGCCACACAACTCTCTGCTGCAGCTGCGCCGGTTACCGGCACAGCATCGCGCCAAATACGTCCGATACCACTACCAAAATCCTTCTCTGCTGCCAAGCTGAATACGACCAGTATTAGCATACGCGCACCAAATATAACATCCACACTTCAACCAGTTGGTGGCGGCGGTGGAACTATAGTTGCGTCGAGCAATACGGCTTCTACCAATTCAGCACGGAACACCACAATGAGTGGTGTAGCAACAGGTGTTGGTGGCAACGTCATACCAACAGCAAATTTGCCTACTACACGAATAATACAATTGCAGCAGCCAGGCGGCGCTACGCAGCCTATCATCGGTGCAACTGGACGTATATCGGGTAACGTCATGTACCAGCCAATCATTGTCAACAAAG tGTCTGGTTTACGCCAACCGGTTTCGATGACCGCCAAACCTTCGCTTACTATCACCCCATTCGCTTTGGGTAAGTTGCCCGCTGGCGCGGGTGGCAGTGCTACACAAGTGGGCGTTAATTTGGCTCAGCAGCAAAACGTTACCACCAGCATACAATCGTCGTTAGGTGGGGGCGGCAGTTTAAGCGCAAGTGCCGGCGGCAGTGGTGGCAATAGTTCACCCGCCTTATCTGCAAATACGCCCACCTCAATCGGCGGTGGTGTTACGAGTCTATCTACCGCGCAACTTGTGAATGTTTCGCAGGCAGCAGCTGCCGCTGCGGCTGGACAACTGTTAACCACACAAAATATCGTTTCGTCAACAACTGGAGGTGGCACTACAGTACTGCCCCTGGCCATAGCGACTCGTGGCAATGCGCCTGGCAACATAATCACTGGCGCTATCACACCGCTCAAAAATGCCAGCGCAATAACGGTAGGCAAAGTTATGGCTGCCGCCAATGCGGCGAGCCTAGAGAGCAGCACCAGTGGCATGAGCGGCGCTAGTATTATTACAAGTAATGCCGGACCACCGACAAGCGTTTACATACATCAAGCGGTGTCGGGCCAGCGTACGCATGGACCAAACGTCAGCGTAAGCGGCACCAATTTAAATGCACCTTTGTCATCATCAAGCAACAACACTACTGTGCTCACATCCTCAGGTGGGGTAGGGAATATACCGACCTCAGCGGGTGCTTTTCTGCCACCTGGTGGCACCATTTACTATGAATCTGTACCCGCCAGTTCTGTGCAAGTGTCAACCGGTGTGCTCTCACTCACCACCTCAACTGTAACCAGCAGCACTTTGCCACCAACACAGAATCAATTAGCGAACGCAGCACCGGCTACGAATCTAGCCATCTCGTCGTTGCCATTTGCCGCATCAGCAGTTTCGCACGCTGGTAACTCAACGGCCACCTTCACCGTAGTGCCATCAACAGGCGGACGATCCATTGGGCAACTGCAGATACCAGTCTCTAGCGCAGCGGGCACACAAATTCAATCAGTGCCCCTGCGTTTTAGCGCGCAATTGACATCAGCAGCGCAAAGCGGCGGCAATGCCAACTCCTCCAATGCACTGTCCGCCGATGCAATTTCCGTgtcacaagccacacagcagcTGTTGCAGCAAAGTGGAGTTACTGGTGGCCAACAGCTAATTATACCAGCTTCGGCAGCGGCATCGGCACATCAAGTCGCCAGCGGCGCTACCACAGCCACGCAGGGTCAGCATGTTGTCATACCACTGCAGACATCGATCAAAGTAACCGGGGGCAGTGCAGGGTCAGCTGTTGTTTCCAATTTTCTACGTAAACGTGATGTGGAAGGTTCACCTCTACGGGTTGCCAAAAACCTGGCGCCAACATTGATATCGATGAGCGGTGGTAGTGGCACAATTTTAACGAGTGCTGCCGCTTCGCCAGCAGCCTCTTCGGTGGGCAGCTCGTTCAGCATTACCTCTGTGGCACCCTTGTCGACTTCCTCGATGACCTCAATTCAAACCACCACAGCATCTGCACTCACAACAGAAGCATTGAACAAAAAGGATCGCGCACAGGCAGCGGCGACTGGCAGTGTTATTGGGTTGCAAAGAGTAGCACGTGGCGAGTCGCCAGGCTCGTCGGATGGCTCCACAACTGTGTCGGCGAATTCTTCACCCGGTGTAGAGCAGCAAATGCAGGATGGCAATATGATGATGATTAATCATATGCCACATGGTACGAACGAGTCCACACACTTTAATCCCATAAATGAG ATGTATTCGAACCATCATGGCAATGTTAATATGCATCATAATGTGCTTATGAGCGGCGGAAGCGGAACTCCCATCAGCTCACGAAATTCTTCTCtggatcatcatcagcaattgCACGCACCTGTAGTCTCGAACGTTGCGCGCCTCAATGGTGGTCCAATTGAATGTTCAACGCGCAAGAAATCCAGGCGTTCAac AAATGATAGTCAACTTTCGAGTCATAGCCAAGGCTCACTCTCTCTCCCACCACCATCATCAACTGGGGTTGCTGTTAGTCATatgaataataacaacaataacaactatgAACTGTCTGCTGCAACCACCAACGTCGGCATAATGTTAGCGCCTGTACACAGCTCAATGGCACCTGACAGTACTGGCAGTTCTATACCACATCAATATGATGATAATAACACAAACGCAAATGCTATAGCTTCCAGTTCAGCACATAACTATACCAGcaatcataaaaataataacctgCCTGCCACCACAGGCAATAAGGAGAATGCCAAACCAGTGGAGTTCATACTACGACGGCCGCGCAATTTTACGCTGTTAAAT GCGTACAAACAAAACTGGAAGGCGGCCAACAATCATTTTCAACGCTACACTGATGTGAAACCGCGTGAAGAACGCCGCCCAACCGTTATTGATTTGGCCAATCAGTCGAATGTAATGGGTAAAATTAATGGTTGGAAAATCTATCATTTAAGCTCCCAAATGGAGGATTtg TGTGAGAATGAATCAAATGGATACGACCAACTCAGTAATATGTTGAAACAAATGGAAACTCATGAAAAGAATCCGGAAATTGAGCGGATAAACGAATTGCTGAAG GGTAACATACAGCGCAGCAAAATTATTGTCGATGGCATTAATGATGCACAAAATcaaatgatgaaaattttcgAACATAAATCGCACATATCGGACATATTACATCGGTGCGCATCTAAGCGTAATTTTAAGAAgcgtgaaaaattttaa